AACACCAATCCGATCCATGATACTGCATAAAAAAGTGTTGATGTCAATCTATCACTGTATAAGCAAGTTAATGATCTTAACGCAAACGACCTGgggaatatatataaataaaaagtagGCTTGAAGACTCGATCGATATTAATGTGTTTAATTTATGCTATAAGTGATTTTTACATATGCCAAAGCAGTCgcagtaatttttttatacattcGGAAGATGAATTCAACtatttttaacataaaatttgtTATTGAAATCGGTTTATTCTTCTCGCCAACTTCCTAACTCTGGTGTACACCACACCCCTCACAAATTGGTCTTGATTGTGTGTGTTGTTGTGATACGTAAAACGAAAGAAAGGCGAGACAAACATCAGAAGTGAACCCCtgataaaaacgaaaataaacgACAGATCTACCACGCGTCCATACAAGTTTTACTCACATTCATAGGATGGGCTAAAACAACTTGTTGACCAGGATAGTACACTGCCATAGGATGCTCCTTGTTGTATTCAGTCGAATCATTTCGCTTAGTTCTGCATGGAGTATCTTCTACTGGACTGTGGTTAAAatctaattaaaattaaaaaatgtgacaaaaagaaaataGGATTTCTTAATAAACATTGTTTCAAAGCatggcaaaatttgattttccatGCCCTCTCGGAATTCGATGCCATCAATTTTTTAAGGAAAAGTTCATAGTAGAAAATACTATAGAAACTGAAGATTGACCCAAATGCTATGAGCAAGTACTGACAAAAGATCTCAAAACTGCTATTTAATAGCACTATGATAATAGCATTTAACCCTTTAACTTTAACTCTTTAACTTTTCGGAAACTATAATTTTTCTCGTGCATTTATTAATTTTCCGGGTATTCATGTTCGACAGCACCTGCCGATTTCGTGTTCAATTGTTCATACCTTTATCCAGTCCAAATTCACCACCTCTGGGCGCGAAACGAATAGCTGATCTTGCATATCCACGACATAACTTATGATCGTAGTATCTTGCATTCTTTTCTGCGTAATCGGTACATGCCAGCCAGCTATGACTGTAGCACATCCCGATGCATTGAGCAGTTATCCAAAGTATCAGCAATTTGGCCATATTTTTAATGCAGAAATAATCTAATAAATTCAATAGTTTGATTTTGGAGAAGAACGTTATATATTGAAGGTTAATCATGTAAAAAGTGCCTCGGGAGTAATGACACAGAACAACTACACATTGTTATGTCACTTTCAAATGTGACAAACGTGACAAACAACCAGCAGCGAAAAATACtaacataaaaaataacacaTCAAACAAATATCAATAAGAATATCGAGTGAATAAGAACTAACAAATATAGATTAAAAAAGAGATATTTTGTATAaggtatattttaaaaaatgaataggGAAAAGCTGTAAGATTTAAAATGAGATACGTAATAATGAGAGATGCTTTAATCATGTGATATGATACCTGTTTTAGAACTCATCGAAATCGAcccatttaaataaataaagcagtaaAAGGCTCAATTAATTTACCCGACAACATGCACAATGTCATGAATAATGTCCCAAATACGAACCAGACGTTCAGCTAAATCGGCTATAGATTCgccaaaatcattttattataaaaatttgaattccttTCCCCCAGAAAAACAAATCTTTTGTAAAAGTTGATTTCTCAACTCTGACAATTTTCGAATGATCATCGTATCATTTTGGACGCTCAGTGGATTGAATGGAATTGAACTGAATGGAAGGATGCCTTGAACGTTTTATTCGTTAGATTTTGTTTGAAACACTTTGATTCAAAAATCgatattaaaaaattagtttaatacattgcatgaaaaatTAGCTTACATGTTTTTGCAACacattattttcattaaatcgTCTTGTTTCTTGCAAAAACGCAACTGTATATATAATGTTTTATATAATagatatttcatattatataataaaaactgaAATGTTCAACGTCTGTGGAGACTATTTGTAATTGTAAACAGTTCTTCGTTATCAGAAAAGGTTAATAAGATAAAATATTCATCTAAGTATTTGCTGCTTCTTAAGCTTATGCTGTAAgttcaaaacatttcaaaaatttttgtgtaAAAAATTCATCTATGACATATATCTGCTATACATTACTGacaaacatataaaatatgTCATGCTGCTAACATACAAATTCATGAAACTAATACTGATAAAACATAATCCTAATATCAATATAAATAGATGATTTTTATAGATTCCCAAAAATTCTACAAGTTGATTTCATTTGAAGAAGAAAGTTATATATTGAATGTTCAATTGAATTTTATCGTGTAAAAAGTGCCGCGGGGGTAATGACGCATACAACTAACTACACATTCTTATGCCACTTTCAAATGTGACAAATCCACCTCAAAACTGGTTGGCTTTGCTCAAAACGATCCATGATATACTTATAGCAAAACACGATCCCTACATATTTGATTCATGTTTGATGCAGATATAAAGATTTTCACacctatcatatatatataaaaaaaaacgtaagcGATCAACCACAAAAAAGTCTCTAATGAGTATGTGACAAACAATTAACAGCAAAATATACCAACAAAGAAAATAACATGTCAAACAAATATCAATAAGAATAACGAGTAAACAAGAAGAACTACATAGATTCATGAGACGAAATACTTTgtaaatgatatattttaaaaaataagtagGCAAAGAGTATGAGGTTTTAAAATGGGATACGCAGCAGTGAGAGATGCTTGAATCATAGTGAGATGATAgatgtttttataatattttgattcGAATGTCGATATTAAGAGGGGGGTTTAATTTATTGCGTGGAAAATTAGCTTACATTTTTGCAAcacattatttttattaaatcattttttttttgcaaaaacgcaacgatatatacggtatatacaTAATGTTTCCAcactatatttttcatattatataacaaaaactaaaatgtttaaatgttaCTGAGAACTATTTGGTATTTTGTAGTTGTAAACAGTTCTTAGTAATCAGAAAAGATTAATAAGATAAAGACTATTTATCGAGCGTTTATTTTGTAAGCTTATGCTGTAAGCTCACAAACGTTCAagaatttttgtataaaaaattcTCCTATGCCATACATTTGCTAAAAATTACTgataatcatataaaatatattattctgCTGAAAGACATAATAATGAAACTAATACCGGCAAAACAAAAtcttaaaattaatcaaaaatggATAATTTTTATAGATTTCCGATAATCCTTCAAGCTTATTTCGTGGATCAGTTGTATAGATTCCTTTACTGGGCGAGGCAAATTATGTTACCATTTTTTACATTCTGAATCTAAAAAACGGTGCCATTTTTTGGCCCACTCTAAATACATACTGTATATCATTCTCTCATTACCAAAAGAGACAGAAAATAGCAAGAAGACCAGTATCTTATGTCTCGAGTTGGAAAAATACCTGATAAAGTCAAATTAGTGGCTACGAAGACTACAAATAAAAGGTTCATTATTCTACATAACGCTGCAGGAAACAGGAAAAATCAATGACATTTCAATGCTTTATCTGCTGGCGAACTTCGCGGAGGAAAGGCATTTCGTAATGTCCAAACAAACGAGATTCAGAGATTTTAGAGTTTGCGATGTGAATCTTCTTTATCAAACAACAGACTCATCTGAAATCAAATACTTGTTAGGTacattttgatttatttctactttgatcaatttttattagaAATATGGGAAcatgaaataatttgaaaacaaCAATTTGACGCGGAAAACCTGAATATCGTTAGCGGAACACCAGTGTTCCACTTAACATCGGTTGAAAATCATTGTTTTTGGGCACATAAATTCATAACTGAATAGACTTGAAGCGTACGGAATGCATCCTGGCGTGTCAAGACATGTTTTATGAATGTGTTGACATAGAATTGTAGGcaaatacatttcaaaaattatttttacgtcGTATTATATATCCAAGAAATGGCAGCACGAGAACTTTTACTGCAATAACATGTCTCGATGATTTTCGAGTTCTGCAAATAGCTTTTTCTCAGCAAATTTGTGTAATTATTACAAAGTATACTTGGGAATTATTGTGCTGATATGTATGAAAAGGTAATTGTTCCTAAAGAATGATTCTGATGTGGATCATACAAATAATAATGTGAATGCGATGCTAAATTCTTCATACTATATGAGCGATACGCATGTAGAAAGCTAATTCACTTCGCGAATATTTATGGGTCGAGAGCATAATTATTCCatcatataaatatgaataacataatctctttccaccaAATGATAAGTTTAAAAGAGTTTATGAGTTTGTTTATAAATAAACTTACTAAACTTACTATTTTCTGGAAAGATATTATGTTATTCATATTTAcctatctcgttcaagcatccttgtggcaactgacAAATACGAATCCGCAAtaaaaagtaaacaaggagaaggGACTTGCAGTTCAGTACACACTACCCTAGTACACCCCATATAAAATATaaccagaaaaaaataaaatcaagaattCCACGGACCAGCAGTTCTAGAAAATGGATTGAAATAAGTTTTTTTCGATATGGGAAACATTTATCGTAAAGGAATTTCGACAAGTCTGACGAATTTCAAGCCCTCATGATCCTACAAAAAACAAAGCACCGCAACGGTAACGAGAAATCGTCGTAAAGTCAGCTACTGCAATATGACTAAAAATGTGACTGCTCAATCGACTAAATTTCATCAATTGAACCACTAGCCCAGTGAATTCCGATGTTCCGCGGCGCACACTGTCGTTCGTGAACGACATTCACGTCACAGGTGTTTCGAttcaaattgataaaaaacacaGCTGGATGTGACTCTTAGGAAATTTTCGTATGCACCGCAGTAGTACCGAATGAGGAATACGACAACAATTTTAAATACTTTTGAACTCAGAGAATTCAACTCAAGGCACGGTTATGGTTATGTGGAGAAAGCACAGTTTTATAGTAGTCAGTTTTTGGTAGTTAAATAGTTCTGACTAGACCTTCAGTAAAACTTCAGTATATTTTCCCAGAATGCAGTTGAAGataactgtttttaaaataaaaacatattcgaGATCATACCTTAAATGGAATAAAATGTTAATGAAGATTAAATTTCCTCATATTGAATTATTTACTTTCCACTTCTCTTATTATATTACAACAAGATCCAGCCCCCACTGCTCTTCAGGTACGCTATTTCGGAACCGCGAGCCTACCGTATACTAATCAGCAACAACGATTACTTCCAGTACCCCATACGATGcgagaaattggaaaaaagtaTACACAATATATTTTGAGATCCGTATGATATCAatataataatgatatattATCAATTTATTAAAGAATCAAGACACAAAAAAGATTGATATGTCATGATGTCAACCACTTACGTCACTCAAGCCTGACTGTTGAGTTCAAGATTTCGAAATcaatatgtaataaaaataaatccagACATCGATTTTGACGGCTGCAGCTACCATTTCAGAGGCATATGCTTATAGTTAACTACAAGTAAGCGATTGTTTTCTATTATCTATCTGATCTCACATTGATCCTTAAAAAAGAGATCGCATTTATTGAATGAACAGTAATTTATCAAATCAATGACGTATTTTGATAAATGAAGAATTGATTAAATACAACACactttatattttaattcatgATATCTTCAACAAGGCAGAATTATGCTTCATCTCTGATGAGGGTAGCTATCGGAGGGCTTGTTTCCAAATGACACGGTTGAGTGAACATGGCATGGTAGTAAAACTTCCCACTGTCCAATTCGTTTCCTTCGTGCAACAAATCGTAATGCACACCTCCGCTTCCAGCAACGTCGTGATAACCAGTGACACGAATGTTCCAAAactacagaaaataaaaatgataaaacgtCAGTTTAATACATATTGATAACATCGTCTTTTCGtttaaaaacatgaatatatataacgCTATATATAAGCTAAAATTAGTCTCTATAGGCAGGGAGGGACTGATTTACCATTAGGCGAGGTAGGTTGAACCTTATTGGCCTCACCGTAGAAGCATCGACATTCATTTTGTCGAATACTAAATGTACATCATAAAAACGCCATGAAGCAAAACGGATTAATCATTACTGTGACgccataatatatattcatacagTAACAATGTCAATGTTAAAGAAGCGCCTCGGCAATGACAGAGCCTAGGACAGGGATGGCAAACCACTGGCCCGCGAGTCATCAAGTGACCCACCACGTATTTTAGTGACCCACCAAGCAAAGGCGTAGCCAGCTCAGAATTTTGATGGGGGCCAAATATTGTAATTTCAAGCAATGATATTGGGTTTGAGACATTACTTCTTCAAGCAGAAAAAGACCAATAAGGAAATTAATATTCAACAACTTAGCTGGctttttgtgaatacaaaatttatttcccGAACAACTTTTTCTTtgatataacaaatatttataacgCAATCTGAACCAGTAAAAGTCATCGCCACCATTGAAAGTTCATTCTTCGCTTTCCGCCAACTATGCTCGCCACAATCCGATTGATCTTCTCCTCAGTGATCATTTCACGATGACAATGAAGGACACACAAATCGAAAAGGCTATTGGACATCATTAATGAGCGCAGCCATGTCTTCACCCGATTTATACAGGAAAAAGAACGCTCATCATCAACGCTTGAAAAATCTCGACTGCTCAGAAGAAGCTCCTTTTAACATTCGTCGTTGACGTCGGAGCTCAAAGAAGATCTCCACAGTCTCACTTCATTCTGGAGGTTATCCAACAAATACAAACACTCAATCTCATTCACCAGAACTGTTTCGTTCGGAAGAAGAATTGATAGTAAAGCAAAAAACGAGGGGTTGCCAATGAAGCGTTCCCGGATATAGCAGCTCAAGCCGTCGACTTATAGAAGATATACGGAACGTGTGAAATACTGGGATGCTGAATCAGCACAGATGTTGTCGCGATAAACTTGTACTTCGACTACTCTTGGCATTATCAGATCTTCGTAATCTTGGAAATTTGAGAGGGGCCATGGCCACTCTCGCCCACTGCTGGCTACGCCTATGCCACCAAGTGACGAAAGATAGAGTGTCAAAAGGTGTGATACCAGCTTACATATCATACCAGCATTTCGGTGATAAATAAACTGcttcaattcaatataacaaaattgaacaGTGTTAGTGGCCTAACAATGCAGTTTATCTGTTCATATCTTTCAAATTATAGCAACCCTCGTTGGTAATTGCATTGTAGCAATGCGCAGAATGTTTTGTGGACATGTGAGAAGCAGATTCTACTTCGCTATTTCATACCCCTCGCTACTTTCTTTTTTTCGCATACAATGCCGTTTGAAAAACATTATTTCATTGACTCAAATTTgttacataaataaaaatttttagtAGGCTATATAATTCATGTGCATGTGAATCGGTGCTTTCGCGTATGAATTTCGTAAAATTCACCCAGTCCTGATATAATTACTGTATTTGTAGAGCTCGAAACTAAACTATACGATACCAACCGAGGATTATAATATAGCATAAACTCCCCAGATTTACCCCAAATTCAATTCAGTTAAAATTATGAAACAAACTTAATTTGTAACAAAGATTTTCGTGGGAATCAAATTATAGAACTTCAACATTTAGGAACATGTTTCGTCCTGTtgttattgaattaaaatttattttctcatgaTATTCAAACACAATATAGAATAATTAGATTTAAGTTCTCAACCGTACTAAGTACATAATTATCCATGTTGAGTTAATGAGAGTTTCTGTTTATGGAGTGAATCACAAGATCACGTTTCCAACATTAATTAGATGTTTGACGAACGTATATATATACTCCACACCTTTTCAAGGAGATTATTTTTGCTGTTTGATTTAAGAATAAGAATTGATCTAAGAGTGTGTACATTGTATTCTGTATTTATTGTCGGAATTTCAATAAAACTCATAAGGTGTTTCAATCGTCTATTCCCTGCTTTCGGCGGTTGTCGTCAGGTTGACAAACTTGGGACAAAACTCTTGTCGGTCTAAACTCGTGTCGGGCTCAACAAATCAGACCAAGAAATCAACAATTAATGTGTAGTGAGATCTAATCCTTACAATAAGACTTGCGGAAAATCTGCAACAGCTAGCTTAACATTGATGTGGACATCGACTCAAAAATATGACCCACAGTTTTCtttttcattataaatatataattttcgaCCCATTCATTGGAAAGGTTTGCCATCCTTGGACTAAGGTCTCTCATCGTATAAATCCGACCCTGGCTGTAGGCTGTGGCCACAAAACATGCTTGTGTTCAACCAGCCTGAAAAAATCTGCTACATCATAAGACATGCAAGTTATAATACTCACGCTAGCTATTACAGGACAGTCCCAGTGAACAGATATGTATCTTCTCATTGTACCAGACTCTGCCAGTGGCAAGTTAATTTCTCCTCCCATTTGTGAAGTCTGTAAAGCTAACAATGTCTCGCCCGGTGCAGGTGTAGTGGTAGTAGTCCTGAAATAATATAATGCTTGTAATCGAAGATTTTCGTCTACCCAAATGTAAATAAAAGTGAATTTAGGAGTTCAtttgttcaaaaaataacatGCAAATTCGGCATTGTGTTTATTTCATATGTATAGCCAAACATGGGTTTGTGAATGAGGCACCATCCATTGCTCAGCCAAACAACACTCTGCGCCCAAGATCGGCTAAATGCATTCTTCAATACAACAATATTTGTCGCTTAAATTGTTttaataaaaaccaaaatagcCGAATACATGATTGTGTGGTAAATTACTCAAGAGGACCTTGGAGCTATGTTTCCTCAATTACAATCGTGTATCActgaataaatgaagcacagtTTAGAAAACAGAAGGCACAGAAGATTGACAAACAGTAGATATCACACCATCGTTTATTTAAATTACCAAGTTTGGATCTAAAAGTTTGAgggtttttaattttgtttaattaatgaaaatacGGACAGAACGAACTTCACAAAAGACTTAATATACTCACGTGGTAGTGTAACTTGTTGATACTGTAGCTGGGGCCGTGGTTGTTGTAGTTGTGGTAGTTGAGATAGATGTGGTAATACCAGTGTCAGTCTCGGTACAACCTGGATTTGTGTTTCCGGCAATGCCAAAATTAGACGTTAGACCACCGCAAGGCTCGTAGAAATTAGAAAGACCATAACTCTGTCAAATATAATGATACAAATGACGTTGAAATACAATTAGGCCTAACACATTTCACAAAGTAAAAAATCAGTTCTCCAATTCATCTCGAATTTGAACTACACGGTAGAACATAAATTGCGGCAGCTGTTATGCCCCTAAGATGTATATTAAGAGTAATGTATAATCTATATTCCCATCATTTTTACTCAGAATTACCAATgcattttgaaaacaattttgctTACTGATAGCATGGAATTTCTCTCCGCCAATGTTGAGACAATGTTGACTTCAAAGCACGATGTATATATATCGCCGACGTTATTGAACTCCCATAGCCAGAGAAACGTATATTGACCTTTGAAAGAAAACAAAGTAATGCCGTTTTTAGTTGACAATATACTCAATATTCTCCATTGAGTAACATTCTGATTTATTTTTcggaatattatatatatgtacattttaGTTCCACTGTCAGGCAATATTTCTCTCTTTTTCATAATGCACCGAATCTTTCGTAAAGTTTAAGTTTAGATCAGCACAATACATTATATCATCGTTAATTAACCCTAAATCGATAATTCCTAATCGCCTAATCGGTACGCAATTTAAACTCCTTTTCAGTCCGCATATACAGCAAAGCTACATTTTTACAACCTGATAAACAAACCTGGCTGGAGATCGGATGGTACGTTGAAACTGTACGTTCCCAAAGACAAGCCGGTGTCTTCGCAAAATGCAGGCGCGTTTTGGTAACCAGGTTTAGGATATTGTGTGTATGCATTAGACGTTTCGTCTGGTGGATCTTTTACTCCAAGGTCGGCGACAAGTTCTGCTCGAAATTGAGATAGTGTGAGATCGGATTCGTCATTCAGGCCCCCTCGATAGATGAAGTTTCCAGTATCGGGAATGTAGCGGCTAGTACATGTGTCGGACCCatgattctaaaaaaaattaaattaaagttaagCAAGTGTCATACAAATACAAGTTCGAAAAATGGAATTGGAATATTCCTTTTTGGTGCTTTaggaaaattaactttttaaAATGCGTATGGATCTCACTTTCATTGGATGAGCCAAAACCACTTGCTGACCCGGGTAGTAAACTGACATTCGATGATCTGCGTCATATTCAGTATCATCGTTCCTGGATGTCTTGCACGGTTGATTTTCTATCGGATGGTAATCGAATCCTAAAATGTACAGTGGTGAATATAACATTTGGATTTATATTTAAGCATTATATTGTTCGGATAGTATATACAAAAAAAAGGCGGGCAAAACTATAATATACAGTAGTTCGAATCTATGATATATGATGTaaaatggaatatatataaCA
The sequence above is a segment of the Styela clava chromosome 7, kaStyClav1.hap1.2, whole genome shotgun sequence genome. Coding sequences within it:
- the LOC120328750 gene encoding uncharacterized protein LOC120328750 — translated: MIKYKFALLSFFCLLECILQGYGHSWLACTDYAEKNGRYYDDDLCRGYARSANELAPRGGTFGLDKGFDYHPIENQPCKTSRNDDTEYDADHRMSVYYPGQQVVLAHPMKNHGSDTCTSRYIPDTGNFIYRGGLNDESDLTLSQFRAELVADLGVKDPPDETSNAYTQYPKPGYQNAPAFCEDTGLSLGTYSFNVPSDLQPGQYTFLWLWEFNNVGDIYTSCFEVNIVSTLAERNSMLSSYGLSNFYEPCGGLTSNFGIAGNTNPGCTETDTGITTSISTTTTTTTTAPATVSTSYTTTTTTTTPAPGETLLALQTSQMGGEINLPLAESGTMRRYISVHWDCPVIASFWNIRVTGYHDVAGSGGVHYDLLHEGNELDSGKFYYHAMFTQPCHLETSPPIATLIRDEA